A window of Adhaeribacter arboris genomic DNA:
GCAGTTTAATTTGATTTAATTTGCTCCAGTCGTGGGTAAAAATATATAAGGCATTTTGCTGCGCTAAATCCACTATTTGGGTGTAAGTAGCTTTCGGAAATTTAGCCTGCAACTTAGTAAATGCTACTTGTTCTTCGTCGGCAAAGGCCAGGTAGCAAATACCTTTAGGAGTAGAGGCAACCAGAACATTGCCAAACGGGCTTTCGGCAAAACTGTAATGAATGGTTAAATTTTCGCCCCCATTTTTGTATTCGCCGGGAGTCATGCCTTCAACGGCTACAAACAAATCGTGCAGTCGGCTTGTACCAGAAAGCCCGGCTTCGTAGGCGGTTTCAAATAAAGTGGCTTGCTGGTCCTGCAACATTTTTTTGGCGTATTGCACCGTAAGGTATTGCAGGAACTTCTTAGGACTTACGCCCGCCCATTCGGTAAATAACCGCTGAAAGTGGAAAGGACTTAAATTTATTCTTTCGGCTACTTCTTCTAAACTGGGTTGCGTTTTAAAATTGGTGTTGATGTAGCTGATAGCGGCCGCTATGCGGCTGTAATTGGTTTCGGCTTGCGCTTCCATGTTTTTCCTTTATTTATTTTGAACAATACAAAGGTAAACAGCCCATCACCAGCCAAACACCCGAAACTTGCTAAATTAAAAGAACTATTTAACCGCTTGCATTAGAAAGGATATCTATAAATATTAAGTAAATGCTTGTACTATTATCCTTAATTAAATTAGGAAAGCACCCAATATTTAATGGCTTTAATCTTCCTTTATAATTTGCAAATGCTGCACCTCGTGATCCGTTATTAACCTGACAACATAAATGCCATTGTTTAGATGATCTGACTGCCAAGTTACTTCTATTAATTCACCGGCGGGAGCAGTATCCGTTTTCAGGCGATTTACCAAAGTGCCGTTTAAATCATAAATTTCCAAGGTATATTCTTGCTCTTCTGGGAAAGAAAACTGGAAAGTAGTTTGGTTTTGAAAAGGATTTGGGAAATTAGTAAGTCTTACTTCTTCCGTGGCGGGTGCTTCACCCGAGTAGGGGTCTTCCGCAGATTCTTCTACGGCTAAGGAATCAGTACCAGGTACATAGTTAATTTCTACTGGGCTGCCACCCGCTACATTTACTATCTTAAAATTGATAGTAAGTGGTGTACCCGCCGTACCAGCACCTTTAGCTAAAGTATAAGGAGTTGTTTTAAGAGTATAATCGCCGATAGGAGGCACCCAGGCGCTGTAATCTCCGGAAACATCGCCAAAAACGGCATAAGGAGCCGCGGTTTCCGTTTTCGTAAGCGAACCCCGGCCGCCTAAAACCATGATGACACTACCTACAATTTCCGGATTGGTATTCACCCGAATGTTTAAATTTTTAGTAGGTAAAGCAGCTAAATTTAGTACCCCTCCGTTCGCAATCGTCTGAATTTCTTTGTTGGTATCCGCATTCATTAAAGTATAGCTAACTACTTTTTGCCCAGCCGGGGAGCTGTTGCTTACCGTAATAGTTACCTGGGCCGGACTGCTAGCTGCATTATCATTATCTTTTACCGTTAAGCTAAACACATAAGTACCGGCCACCAAACTGCTCACGGTAGGTTTAGCGATTGTTTTACTGCTAAAAGTAGCGGTGTTGGGTCCGCTGTTTTGGACCCATAGGTAACTATTTACGCTGCCATCGGCATCGGAGCCCGATCCATTTAAGGTAGTACTACTGGTGGGCAGATAAATGGTGCTGTTTTCTCCCGCGAAAGCCAGGGGCGCCTGATTTCCGGTGGACTCATCTACCACTTTAAAATTAATTACGAGAGAAGTGCCTACTGTATTACCGGTGGTCTTGGAGTAAGGGGTAGCCTCTAAAGTATAATTACCTACGGTGGGTGTCCAGGCACTATAATCCGTACCTGATGCCCCAAATACAATATAGGGAGCAGTAGCTTCTGACCGGTTCAAGGTTTCCGCTCCTTTTAAAGCAAAGGCTACGCCTATCGAATTTGTACTTGTATTGACCCGGACATTCAGTCTTTTAGTAGGTAAGCTACTCAAATTTAAAGTAGCACCGTTATTGATAGTTTGAATGTCAGTATCCGCATCCGCGTTCAGTAAAGTAAAACTAAGTATCTGCTGATCAGGACTATCACTATTGTTTACCGTAATAGTTACCTGGGCCGGATTACTGCTAGCATTGTTGTTGTCTTTTACGGTTAAGCTAAATACATACGTACCGGCCACTAAATTGCTTATGGTAGGTTTTGCTACGGTTTTACTACTGAAAATTGCCGTAGTGGGCCCCGTGCTTTGCACCCAAAGGTAACTCTCAATGCTGCCATCGGCATCGGAACCCGACCCGTTCAAAGTTGTACTAGTAGTAGGCAGAGAAATCGTGAAGTTAGAACCCGCCGAAGCTATTGGTTTTTGATTACCGGTAGATTGGTTAATTACTTGAAAATTTATCGAAAGAGCCGTGCCAGCAGAACCACCACCTCCGGCTTGGGTGTAAGGAGTTGTTTTAAGAGTATAATCACCTACAGCTGGTATCCAGGGACCATAATCACCTTTCACATCGCCAAAAACGGCATAAGGGGCGGCGGTTTCCGTTTTCGTAAGCGAACCCCGGCCGCCTAAAACCATGACGACACTACCTACAATTTCCGGATTGGTATTCACCCGAATGTTCAGGTTTTTGGTTGGGAAGCTGGTTAGATTTAGAATCGCGCCATTTTCAATTGTTTGTATTTCCGTATCGGTATCGGCATTCATTAAGGTATAACTAACCACTTGCTGGCTATTAGAGTTAGTTACCGTAACAGTTACTTGAGCGGGGTTACTAGCTGCATTATCATTATCTTTTACCGTTAAGCTAAACACATAAGTACCGGCCACCAAACTGCTCACGGTAGGTTTAGCGATTGTTTTACTGCTAAAAGTAGCGGTGTTGGGTCCGCTGTTTTGAACCCATAGGTAACTATTTACGCTGCCATCGGCATCGGAGCCCGACCCATTTAAGGTAGTACTACTGGTGGGCAGATAAATGGTGCTGTTTTCTCCCGCGAAAGCCAGGGGCGCCTGATTTCCGGTGGACGACTCATCTACCACTTTAAAATTAATTGTGAGAGGAGTGCCTACCTGGGCATCAACGGAAGGAGTAGCTTTTAAAGTATAATTGCCTGTGGCAGGCACCCAGGCGTTGTAATCATTACCCGTTGAGCCGAATACTGTATAAGGAGCACCTGATTCGGTTCTAATTAAATCTTGGGCTCCGCTCAGATTAAAAGCTACGGAGCTAATAGTACTCGTATTGGTATTGGCCCGGATATTTAAGTTCTTAGTGGTTAAAGCGGCTAAATCTATGGTAGCTCCATTCGTCAGCGTTTGAATATCGGTATCCGTATCGGCATTTAATAAGGTGAAACTTTCTATTTCCGGATTTGTTGGCGGCGGATTATCCGGTCCTCCCAGGTCTAGGTTAATGAACCAATAATCGGTGTCTCCCCGGGAACTACTGTTTTTATCACCGCTGGCATTGGAGTTAGAGGTTCCGGTTAATAAACAACCACCGGTACTCGTTACTTGCAAGGCTTGCAAGTTATCGTAGCCTTCGCCGCCATACGTTCTATTCCATTGTTTATCCCCATTGGCATTTACTTTTACAATCCAAAAATCCGATTCCCCTTTCGAGTCGGTGGATTTATCGCCACTAACCGGCGAATCTGAAGTTCCCCCGAGCAGGAAGCCGTTATCATAGGTTTGAATAATGGCTTGGAGGTAGTCGTTATTATTTCCGCCGAATGTTTTGTCCCACTTCTTGTTACCAGCTCCATCAATTTTTATAAGCCAATAATCACTGAGTCCGTTAGAACCTTCCGATTTATCATTACTACTAGGGCTATTAGAAATGCCCCCTAATAAGTAGCCACCATCCGGTGTTAACAAGCACGATTCAAGATTTTCTTCCAGGTTACCTCCGTACGTTTTATCCCATTGCTTATTCCCGTTGGCATCTACTTTTACCAACCAAAAATCAGCAAATCCATTGCTGCTTTCTGATTTATCGCCATTTGCTGCAGAATAAGAATGACCTCCAAATACGTACCCGTTATCGTTGGTTAATTGAATGGTTTGCAGATAATCGTAATTGCTGCCGCCAAAAGTTTTATCCCATTGCTTGGTACCGGCAGCATCAATTTTAATAATCCAGTAATCTTGCAATCCTTTAGAACCGGCAGTTTTGTTGTAGCCGGTTTTACCGCTCACCGGCGAGTCGGAGGTGCCTCCTAAAATGTAGCCGCCATCGCGGGTTTGTACCACGGCTTTCAGGTAATCATTACCGGAGCCGCCATAACTTTTGTCCCATTGTTTGTTACCGTCTGCATCCAGTTTTATAATCCAGTAATCATACTGTCCGGAAGCGGTGAAAGACCTATCGCCACTAACCGGCGAATTAGAGCTTCCACCTAAAATATAACCACCATCGGCGGTTTGCCATGCCGTTTGCAAGTAATCCGAACCCGACCCGCCATAAGTCTTATCCCACTCCTTATTGCCATCGCCATTGGTTTTTACAATCCAATAATCCTGAAGTCCTTTGTTACCCGTAGATTTAGTACCACTCACACCAGAAGTAGAAGTACCTCCTAAAAGAAAACCATTATCTTTGGTAGCAACATTCGTTATTAGAATATCCGAATCACTTCCGCCCAATGATTTATCCCAAATCTTACTTGCTTGACTAAAAGTAAGCTGGTTAAAAATCAGGCAAAGCAATAACGTAAAAAATACTTTCGTAAATTTTATTTTCATAATTGGATTTGATCAGGTTGTTTAAAAGCTGGGATTAAATCAAAAAGCAGCTAAGTTAAAGTGTCGTATTTGAAAGCTTACTTCATCTTGCTGCTTAGCCCTTAAAGTTTATTTTACATATTAGTTAAGATTAGAAATTGTATTTTACAACAGATTCACGCTGGAAAATATAATCACCAAATAGCTACTGCCTCATAGAAAACTAACAGCAAGTCTTCTTACAAGTGTAATTTAATTTTCTAAAAACGAATATTGTTATCAAGAAGCAACAAACAAGAAAACCTTACTTTTTATCAGAAAACCATAAATATTTAGGTTAAAAGTTAAATTTTAATCTTAATCAGATAGTAATTCTACTTGTTTATTATAAAACATAATTAAAAATCATTAGTACAAAGAAAAGTAAAATTATAATATAAACAAGTAAAAATTTTGTCTGTTCCTATATGCTAATGCTTAATATTAGAAATGTTATAAAATTAAAAATTTCCTGAGGTGAGCAAATTTGATTTAATCAAAATAGTATTTAGGAATTAATTTTAATTACGGAGCTGTTAAGATTGTATATTAGCAAGGGGTTAATTGCAGAACGTATTAAAAAAATCAAATTTTTCAAAATATTATTTTAATGGGTAGATTTTAGGTAAACTTAGTTTTCCTTATTTCTTCTTTTTAGATTTCTTTTTTTTAGCTCCCTTTTTACGGGAAGTTTCTTTACCTATTATCCTTTCAGTAATTTCTGTTATTAAAGTTGTTATTATACTGGTAACTATTGCAATGGCTATTTCTGATCCGGTTTTGACAACTACCTTGCGTAGTTGTTTTATAAGTTGTTTTAGCGTTTTCTTTTTTAATTTAAGTAAAGTCATAGCTTTAAATTCTAATGAAATTTACCTAATTTGTTTAAACCTTATGCGAACGGCCCATCCGTTTTTGTTTGATTTAGGAAACTTAACCGATAGTAACTACTTAATCATCAATATTTAAACTATATTAACTATCTATAGCCGTTATTTGCATCTTCCATAGTAAGTTGTTTGATTCTGTCGATTAAATGCTTAATTTTCAGGTTTATAAAGTGCTAAAACATAGATTTCAGGATTATTTATTTGAATAGCTTTTATGAGACTTCTTAAACTATTGCTGGTTCCGTTGGTAGCCTTAGTTGGCGGATGGTTTCTGTGGCACAGTTTGAAACAAGAAGAAACAATAGATTTTAACGCCGATATCCGGCCAATTATAAATACAAAATGTATTTCTTGTCATGGCGGAGTAAAAGAAAGCTCCGGGTTTAGTTTGTTTTCGCGGGCTGATGCACTGCGCAAAACTAAATCCGGTAAACCCGCTATTGTTCCCGGTGAAGCAGATAAAAGTGAACTTATTCGACGGCTATTAGCCAAAGACGAAGACGAACGCATGCCTTACCATGGTACTCCATTGAGTCCGGAAGAAATTGCTAAAATGAAACAATGGATTAATCAGGGTGCGCCGTGGGCCGACCATTGGGCCTATATAAAACCACAAAAACCCGCTATTCCCGACGCAACGGAGTGGTCCAACCATCCGGTAGACAAGTTTATTCAGGCCCGGTGGCAACCAGATTCGCTTAGTCCGGCCGTTCCGGCCGATAAAGTTACTTTGCTTCGCCGCCTGAGTCTGGATTTAATTGGCTTACCGCCTACCCTCTCCGAAGTACGTGCTTTTGTGGCCGACACCTCTGCGGATGCCTACGAAAAGCAGGTAGACCGCTTGCTGGCCTCGCCGCATTTTGGCGAACGCTGGGCGGCTATGTGGCTTGATTTAGCGCGCTACTCCGATACGAAAGGTTACGAAAAAGACCAGTACCGCAATATCTGGCGGTACCGCGATTACGTCATCCGGTCTTTTAACCAGGATAAACCTTTTAACCAATTTACCATTGAGCAATTAGCCGGCGATTTACTAGCAAAACCCACCGAAGAACAACTTATTGCCACTGCTTACCACCGGAATACCGCCAATAACGACGAAGGTGGTACCGACGATGAAGAATTTCGCACCACGGCCATTCTGGACCGGGTAAGTAATACCTGGGAAGTATGGCAGGGAACTACCATGGGCTGCGTGCAATGCCACAGTCATCCTTACGATCCTATCCGGCACGAGGAGTTCTACGAATCCATGGCTTTCTTTAATAATACGCACGACGAAGACGTACCCGGTGAATACCCAAATTTAAATAAATATACGCCCGAAAACGAATTACAAATAAAACAAGTAAAGGCTTGGTTACAGCAGCAGTTACCCGCCGAAGTTGCCGCTAGTAAAATAAAAACCTTAGATAATCTTCTTAATTTTACCGAGCCTAAGATTCATCCGCACTCTTTCGACCAGCTCACTAATGCCGCTCTGGCCGATGGCAAATTTTTAGGTGGCGGGCACAGAGGTTATGCCCGTTTAAAAAACGTTAATTTAACTGGTAAAGCTAATTTAATACTAAGCATTGGCTCCTCACAAAATACGGGCACTCTAACCATCCGGAAAAATAAAGTAGACGGGGAAATAATTGGTACTTACAAAAATAAATTTACCGGGGGCGGTGGCTCCACCCAGCGGGAAATTATTCCTTTAAAACCTACTAGTGGTTTTCACGATTTGTATTTTGTTTTTGAGAACGCTGCTCAATCTAACCCGGAAGATTATGTGTGCCAATTAGATTGGATTTTATTTTTAGAATCATTACCGGGTATAGACAAATCTGATTATCCGGAAGTAGAAAAAAAATTAGTCTCGTTACTGAACTCCGAGACGGAGCAAATACCAGTGTTCTACGAAAACCCGGCTGATTTCCGGCGTAAAAATGTTGTTTTTATCAGAGGTAATTGGCTAACCAAAGGCAAGGAAGTGCATCCTACTACGCCGCGGTTTTTACCTAACTTTAATAAATATCCTAAAAATCGCTTAGGATTAGCTCAATGGCTAGTAAGTGAAGAAAATCCGCTCACTGCCCGAGTAACCGTTAACCGTTTTTGGGAACAATTATTCGGGACAGGCCTGGTAGAAAGTTTAGAAGACTTTGGCTCCCAAGGCAGCAAACCCTCCCACCCCGAACTGCTCGACTGGCTGGCCCTTCATTTTCAGCACGAACAAGGCTGGCAAGTAAAAAAATTATTAAAGTTGTTGGTGCTCTCTAAAACTTACCAGCAAAGCTCAAAAACAAATAAAACACTTTTAAGTAAAGATCCCGTTAATCGATTGTTGGCCCGCGGCCCACGGGTGCGGCTTACCGCGGAACAAATACGGGATCAAGCCTTGGCTACCGGTGGTTTACTTAGCCGGAAAATGTACGGTAAAAGCGTAATGCCGCCTCAGCCCGAAGGCGTTTGGCAAGTAGTTTATAGTGGCATGGAATGGAAAACCAGTCCTGAGGAAGATGCTTACCGGCGGGCTATTTACACCTTCTGGCGGCGTTCCAGCCCCTATCCTTCTTTACTTACTTTTGATGCCGCCGGTCGGGAAGTTTGCGTTTCCCGGCGTATTCGGACGAACACCCCCTTACAAGCCTTAGTTACTTTAAACGACACGGTTTACTTAACTGCTGCCCGCGGCTTAGCCAGTCAAATGCAGCAAGCCGGAGCTACTCCTACGGATAAGATTAAAGCCGGATACTATCGGGCTTTGTTCAAATATCCTGATACCCGAACCTTAAAAATATTAACGAATTTATATCAGCAAACCGAACAGCATTATGCGCAACGCCCAAAAGAGTTAACTAAATTTTTAGGAAAGAAGAATGTAGCTACTCTCCCTAATGCCCAAAGTTTAGCCGCCTTAACGGTGGTAAGTAATGCCATTCTTAATCTGGATGAATATATAACGAAGGAATGAAGTTCGAGGTAATTGTGTCGGTATTATCAGTTCAAAATGCATATTTTGACATAATTAACCTTGATCTGTTAATATAAAGGAGTAAAAATTAATAAAAGCTTTTTGCCTTCTGCTTCCTGCTTCAATCGGAAAAATGAAAGGTAAAAATTAAAATAAAGCAGCTATGAATCTTTTTGAAGAAGCTCTTTTCCGGCAAACCGAGTACTTTACTCGCCGGCACTTTCTGCGGCAATGCACTACCGGATTGGGCGCCATGGCTTTATCGTCGTTGTTGGGTTGCTCGGATCGGGATAGTAATACTAGTACTGCCAACACGAGTGGCATTCTCCGCGATTTATCTAAGCCCTTTGCGCCCTTAGCTCCTCATTTTGCACCTAAGGCAAAAGCGGTAATTTTTCTGCATATGGCAGGAGCTCCTTCGCAATTAGAGCTGTTTGATTACAAACCGGTGCTGCATAAGCTAGATGGTCAGGATTGTCCGCCTTCGTTGCTTGAAGGTAAAAAGTTTGCTTTTATTAAAGGTGTTCCTAAAATGCTGGGGCCGCAGGCTCAGTTTAAACAGCACGGACAATCGGGCGCGTGGGTTTCCCAGCATTTACCGCATTTCTCTAAAATGGTCGACAAAGTTTCCTTCCTGAAAGCCATGCACACCGATCAATTTAACCATGCTCCAGCCCAATTATTAATGCAAACGGGCAATGCTCGTTTAGGCCGCCCCAGCATGGGTGCATGGGTAACCTATGGTTTAGGCTCGGAAAATGAAAACTTACCCGGATTTATGGTGCTGCTTTCAGGGGGTAAAGCGCCGGATGCCGGCAAGGCTGGTTTTGGCAGTGGTTTCTTACCCACTGTTTATCAAGGAGTAGAATGTCGCCAGAAAGGGGAACCAGTCTTATATGTTTCAGATCCGGAAGGTATGAGCCGGGATTTACGCAAACAATCCATTTCGGCCATTAATGAGATAAACAAACTACACTACGAAGAAACAAAAGATCCGGAAATTATTTCCCGGATTTCTCAATACGAAATGGCTTTTAAGATGCAGGTATCGGTACCCGATGTAATGGATATTTCCCGGGAGCCGGCCAGTGTACACGCCATGTACGGGACCGAACCTGGAAAAGCTTCTTTTGCGAATAACTGTTTGCTAGCCCGGCGGCTGGTAGAGCGAGGAGTTAGGTTTGTTCAGTTATTCGACTGGGGCTGGGATTCACACGGCAATGATCCTACCAATGCTCTCGACAAAGGTTTCGGTAATTTGTGTCATACTATTGATAAACCGGTTTCTGCCTTATTGCAGGATTTAAAAATGCGGGGTTTACTGGAGGAAACCTTAGTGGTTTGGGGAGCCGAGTTTGGCCGAACCCCCATGCAGGAAAACCGCGAAGGCAAACAAATGGAATTTAAAGGCCGTGACCACCACACCGAAGCTTTTACCGTTTGGCTGGCCGGGGGCGGCATTAAACAAGGATATACCCACGGCGAAACCGACGAAATTGGTTACTACGGCATCAAAGGTCGGACGGATATTTTCGATTTACAAGCTACTATTTTGCATCAGTTGGGCATGGACCACGAAAAACTTACTTATGCTTTCCAAGGACGTAATTTCCGGTTGACCGATGTACACGGAAAGGTAATTACTCCCATAATTGCTTAAACTTATTGTAGTAAAACAATTAGCATGAATATTTCAGCTTCCATCAAAAATAGTTACCAAGCCAACAAGGTAAGTGTTGTTACCAATGGCAACGTAAAAGAAATTCAAATACCAGGTAAAACAGAAGGCTATGGTTCATCGGTTAACGGCGGTGAATTGCTTTTTTTATCCTTGGCAACTTGTTTTTGCAATGATGTATACCGGGAAGCTGCTCGTAAAAAAATAACTATTGAATCGGTGGAAGTAACTGTTGCGGGCGAGTTTGGTAAAGAGGGAGAGCCGGCTGCTACTATCACCTACGAAGTAAAAGTACAGTCAACCTCCCATTCTTCCCAAGAAATTACAACTCTTATTCAAGAGGTAGACCAAGTAGCCGAAGTTCATAATACCTTAAGAAAAGGCGTGCGAGTAACTTTGATAGAGTAAGGCCGGCAAAATATTTCTCTTATATCTGAGTTAGTTTAATTACTTATTTAATCCTCAGCCGAAATTTACTACTCCAAGAGTAATAGGTATTCAAAGAAAATCACAGGTAAATTTTTCGATGATTTAGCTTAATTTTATCTATTTTTCTGCTGCAACTGAGTTTGTATTTGCTGTCGTAATTCTTCAGATTTATTTTGAGCTTCATTCAGAGGCAAACCAAGTGGCAAACCTGGCCGTTTATGCTTGGTTTCAGTGAGCCAGGCATCCCGCATTAAATTCTGGCGTTCGGTAACTAATTTCAAATATTGAGATGCATCCGGCACGTGCTTTAAATTTGGTAATATTCCTGGTGAGTTAGCCACTTCCTTATAGCCCAGATACACTAAAACTTGGCGAGCCATAATCCAGTGCCCGGTTTCACTGGGATGGATGCCATCTTGGCCTAAAGCGAAACCATCTAACCCAAACGTAGCATCTACAGCGCGGTGAGCCCGCAAGTACTTTTGCATGGGATAATGAATATCAATCACCTCCCATTTTGAAGTAGATCTTTGCCTTAATAACCAATCGGCGTACTTATCCAGAACGGCGGTGTAACCCAAGCTTTTTCCTTTTTGTTCATCGTAATCTGGTGGGGTTAGATGAATAATTTTTGCTCCGGTTTTTACTACTTCCTGATGCAGCCAGTTAATCCCTTCTTTAAATTTGGCAAAACGGTTTTCGTCGAAAGGTAAGTAAATTCCATCATTCATACCGTAGCAGGCAAATACCAGTTCGGGTTTAGTTTTGGCCAAAACTCGTTCTAGTCTTTCGTGCAAATCGGGTCGCGGAAAACTACCTCCCGCGTGGCCTTCTTCCGAAAGTCCCGAAACCGTTTCGCTGGACAAGCCAGCATTAATAAATTCTATTTGCCGATTAGGATCCTGCGCCGTAATATAAGCTTCTATATCGTTCACATAAATGCCTGCCCAAGTAATGCTATTACCTAAAAACAAAATACGTTTAACATTAGGAGCAATCTTTTGCGCAAAAACAGTAATCGATAGAAGCTGAATAACTAGTATTAAAAAACCATAACGCAGGCTCTTGTTCATGCTAGTAGATTTAAGCTTTCGATGTTAATAGGGGATATAAAAATTAATAAGAAGGTTAATACTTTATAGAAAAGGAATTTAACAAAGTCAGCAGGTAAGAAATAAGCTTGAAACCAGCCTTATCCCTAAAACTAAAACTTCTAAAATATTTAGAAAAAGAAAGGCAACTAACAGTAACTGCTTACATCTTCGTCGTCTAAATCGATATTTAAATTATCCTCACTATTATAAGTATTTAGGTATAAATAAGCAGCTGTACCTAACAGTAATAAGGTAATAAAAAGAGCAGTGGCTGATTTATTCATATTTATATAATTTTAAACAGTACTACAAAACAAAACCTTAGAACTACAAGACCTAGTTTCTATCACCAACAAAGGTAGTCAAAGTTTAGTTATACCATAAACATATAATATATCTGGAAATTACCTAACTATAACCCGTATTGTTATTTATGTTTTCATCTTTTGGTAGGTTGTAAATGCATAAAAAAAGCTCTGTAACTAATCAGTTACAGAGCTTTCATAACGTTGTGGAGCTGCAGGGATTCGAACCCTGGTCCAGACAAGGAAACCGTCGAGCTTTCTACATGCTTAGTTGCCGTTGGTTTTTCGAGTACGTTTAGGTCGGCACCAGACCTGTGAACGTACCTTAGATACTTTAGCTTCGCTTGGGTGCCGTACCTTCACCCTTGCTATCCATTCATTTCGATGCCCCGTACTCAACCGCGGAACGGAGAAGCAGTTGCGGGACAATGGCTATCGCTTAATACCTAGATTAAGCAGCCATGGCGTAGTTAGTCTCGCCGATTATTGTTTGAACGCTTTTTTAACAGGAGACTCGCTCAACTCCCGACATGCTTACCCGCAGCCTGCACAAGCTGTCAATTCCAGTCAGCCCCAATTTGCGGATTCAAAATAATAAACAGTTTTAACTTTTAAAAAATTCCTTTCTAAACCGCTCTGCAAACATACAAATTAAATGAATAAAGCCAGTGGGCAGATAAATAATTTACGGAAAGAAAACACGGCCATGCGCCATTTTATAAAAACCGAATTCTAATTAAACCGGAAGGTAGTTTTCAAGAAAACCATAAAAAAAGCTCTTCTAAAAGTAGAAGAGCTTTCAAAAGTTAAGATTAAATTTTAATTATTCCTCATCATAACTGGTATGGCGCGCCCGGCCTTCGTAGCCGCCCCGGTTACCCTGATAAGAAGAATTATACTGTTCATCATCCCATTGGTTTCTTGG
This region includes:
- a CDS encoding bifunctional transcriptional activator/DNA repair enzyme AdaA codes for the protein MEAQAETNYSRIAAAISYINTNFKTQPSLEEVAERINLSPFHFQRLFTEWAGVSPKKFLQYLTVQYAKKMLQDQQATLFETAYEAGLSGTSRLHDLFVAVEGMTPGEYKNGGENLTIHYSFAESPFGNVLVASTPKGICYLAFADEEQVAFTKLQAKFPKATYTQIVDLAQQNALYIFTHDWSKLNQIKLHLKATDFQLKVWEALLKIPTGQLTTYGKIARQINLPNASRAVGTAIGDNPVAFLIPCHRIIQSTGVLGGYHWGTVRKSAIIGWEAASREVTKQN
- a CDS encoding PKD domain-containing protein, with the protein product MKIKFTKVFFTLLLCLIFNQLTFSQASKIWDKSLGGSDSDILITNVATKDNGFLLGGTSTSGVSGTKSTGNKGLQDYWIVKTNGDGNKEWDKTYGGSGSDYLQTAWQTADGGYILGGSSNSPVSGDRSFTASGQYDYWIIKLDADGNKQWDKSYGGSGNDYLKAVVQTRDGGYILGGTSDSPVSGKTGYNKTAGSKGLQDYWIIKIDAAGTKQWDKTFGGSNYDYLQTIQLTNDNGYVFGGHSYSAANGDKSESSNGFADFWLVKVDANGNKQWDKTYGGNLEENLESCLLTPDGGYLLGGISNSPSSNDKSEGSNGLSDYWLIKIDGAGNKKWDKTFGGNNNDYLQAIIQTYDNGFLLGGTSDSPVSGDKSTDSKGESDFWIVKVNANGDKQWNRTYGGEGYDNLQALQVTSTGGCLLTGTSNSNASGDKNSSSRGDTDYWFINLDLGGPDNPPPTNPEIESFTLLNADTDTDIQTLTNGATIDLAALTTKNLNIRANTNTSTISSVAFNLSGAQDLIRTESGAPYTVFGSTGNDYNAWVPATGNYTLKATPSVDAQVGTPLTINFKVVDESSTGNQAPLAFAGENSTIYLPTSSTTLNGSGSDADGSVNSYLWVQNSGPNTATFSSKTIAKPTVSSLVAGTYVFSLTVKDNDNAASNPAQVTVTVTNSNSQQVVSYTLMNADTDTEIQTIENGAILNLTSFPTKNLNIRVNTNPEIVGSVVMVLGGRGSLTKTETAAPYAVFGDVKGDYGPWIPAVGDYTLKTTPYTQAGGGGSAGTALSINFQVINQSTGNQKPIASAGSNFTISLPTTSTTLNGSGSDADGSIESYLWVQSTGPTTAIFSSKTVAKPTISNLVAGTYVFSLTVKDNNNASSNPAQVTITVNNSDSPDQQILSFTLLNADADTDIQTINNGATLNLSSLPTKRLNVRVNTSTNSIGVAFALKGAETLNRSEATAPYIVFGASGTDYSAWTPTVGNYTLEATPYSKTTGNTVGTSLVINFKVVDESTGNQAPLAFAGENSTIYLPTSSTTLNGSGSDADGSVNSYLWVQNSGPNTATFSSKTIAKPTVSSLVAGTYVFSLTVKDNDNAASSPAQVTITVSNSSPAGQKVVSYTLMNADTNKEIQTIANGGVLNLAALPTKNLNIRVNTNPEIVGSVIMVLGGRGSLTKTETAAPYAVFGDVSGDYSAWVPPIGDYTLKTTPYTLAKGAGTAGTPLTINFKIVNVAGGSPVEINYVPGTDSLAVEESAEDPYSGEAPATEEVRLTNFPNPFQNQTTFQFSFPEEQEYTLEIYDLNGTLVNRLKTDTAPAGELIEVTWQSDHLNNGIYVVRLITDHEVQHLQIIKED
- a CDS encoding DUF1553 domain-containing protein; the encoded protein is MRLLKLLLVPLVALVGGWFLWHSLKQEETIDFNADIRPIINTKCISCHGGVKESSGFSLFSRADALRKTKSGKPAIVPGEADKSELIRRLLAKDEDERMPYHGTPLSPEEIAKMKQWINQGAPWADHWAYIKPQKPAIPDATEWSNHPVDKFIQARWQPDSLSPAVPADKVTLLRRLSLDLIGLPPTLSEVRAFVADTSADAYEKQVDRLLASPHFGERWAAMWLDLARYSDTKGYEKDQYRNIWRYRDYVIRSFNQDKPFNQFTIEQLAGDLLAKPTEEQLIATAYHRNTANNDEGGTDDEEFRTTAILDRVSNTWEVWQGTTMGCVQCHSHPYDPIRHEEFYESMAFFNNTHDEDVPGEYPNLNKYTPENELQIKQVKAWLQQQLPAEVAASKIKTLDNLLNFTEPKIHPHSFDQLTNAALADGKFLGGGHRGYARLKNVNLTGKANLILSIGSSQNTGTLTIRKNKVDGEIIGTYKNKFTGGGGSTQREIIPLKPTSGFHDLYFVFENAAQSNPEDYVCQLDWILFLESLPGIDKSDYPEVEKKLVSLLNSETEQIPVFYENPADFRRKNVVFIRGNWLTKGKEVHPTTPRFLPNFNKYPKNRLGLAQWLVSEENPLTARVTVNRFWEQLFGTGLVESLEDFGSQGSKPSHPELLDWLALHFQHEQGWQVKKLLKLLVLSKTYQQSSKTNKTLLSKDPVNRLLARGPRVRLTAEQIRDQALATGGLLSRKMYGKSVMPPQPEGVWQVVYSGMEWKTSPEEDAYRRAIYTFWRRSSPYPSLLTFDAAGREVCVSRRIRTNTPLQALVTLNDTVYLTAARGLASQMQQAGATPTDKIKAGYYRALFKYPDTRTLKILTNLYQQTEQHYAQRPKELTKFLGKKNVATLPNAQSLAALTVVSNAILNLDEYITKE